Proteins from a genomic interval of Nicotiana sylvestris unplaced genomic scaffold, ASM39365v2 Un00027, whole genome shotgun sequence:
- the LOC138884663 gene encoding uncharacterized protein: protein MLLCHFDMKPFIVKTWTPEFGFSREELLTVPFWIKFPGLDFKYWNKKGSSKIGSLVGKHIMVDQNIEKRNEMNFARLLVEVGMNAKRPDVVLSRNERSKLIKQKVIYDWKPILCSYCSIYRHAEEVCRIKKKLAMENAEQHKEMNNVAQTEPKNNKSNEQIPVNFEQSKEETSIRTDDYREQMVGIHIPNKQKEVKLLCNEERVRLVGLLETKIKINRIEKLANNMFVGWKYLTNLEYHYNGRIWITWRPDYYKVILMSMLAQVIKCEVHHIPLQMTFELCYVYALNTREERKDLWDKLVSHSRRCTRPWMVLGDFNSILKTEDIIGRNPVTWAEVKDFHNCVVECGLLELPAQGNRYSWNDKHEEQRIFSKID, encoded by the exons ATGTTGCTTTGCCATTTTGACATGAAACCATTCATTGTAAAGACTTGGACACCTGAATTTGGATTCAGCAGAGAGGAATTGCTAACAGTTCCATTTTGGATTAAGTTTCCTGGACTGGACTTCAAATATTGGAATAAGAAAGGTTCGAGCAAGATAGGCAGCTTAGTAGGAAAACATATTATGGTGGACCAAAATATAGAAAAGAGGAATGAAATGAATTTTGCAAGGTTGCTAGTTGAGGTAGGAATGAATGCAAAACGGCCAGATGTAGTTCTCTCTCGGAATGAAAGAAGCAAGTTAATCAAACAAAAAGTCATCTATGACTGGAAGCCAATTTTGTGCAGTTATTGCTCTATATATAGGCATGCAGAGGAAGTTTGTAGGATCAAGAAGAAACTAGCAATGGAAAATGCAGAACAACATAAGGAGATGAACAATGTGGCACAAACAGAACCCAAAAATAATAAGAGCAATGAACAAATTCCGGTGAACTTTGAACAAAGTAAGGAGGAAACAAGTATCAGAACTGATGATTATAGAGAGCAAATGGTG GGGATTCATATTCCTAATAAGCAAAAAGAGGTTAAACTCCTTTGCAATGAGGAACGAGTGAGGTTGGTTGGTCTATTAGaaaccaaaataaaaattaaCAGAATTGAGAAGCTAGCAAATAACATGTTTGTGGGATGGAAGTACCTTACAAACCTTGAGTACCATTATAATGGTAGAATTTGGATTACTTGGAGACCTGATTACTACAAGGTCATTCTTATGAGTATGTTAGCTCAAGTAATCAAGTGTGAAGTTCATCACATTCCTCTTCAAATGACATTTGAATTGTGTTATGTCTATGCATTAAATACTAGAGAAGAGAGGAAGGACCTGTGGGATAAGTTAGTATCTCATAGCAGGAGATGTACAAGGCCTTGGATGGTTTTAGGGGATTTTAACTCAATCCTTAAAACAGAAGACATAATAGGAAGAAACCCTGTGACTTGGGCAGAAGTGAAAGATTTCCACAACTGTGTAGTAGAATGTGGCTTATTGGAGTTACCAGCACAAGGCAATAGGTACTCTTGGAATGACAAACATGAAGAACAAAGGATattctcaaagattgattga